The Euphorbia lathyris chromosome 2, ddEupLath1.1, whole genome shotgun sequence genome includes a window with the following:
- the LOC136219079 gene encoding reactive Intermediate Deaminase A, chloroplastic: protein MAWSALKPFHIPVMKVGGLGNRTPLAIGGFGCASVVGTSLFRSSSSFNRSFAPAFASLSTATSSIKECVKTEKAPAALGPYSQAIKVNNLVFVSGVLGLIPETGKFVSDNVEDQTEQILKNMGEILKASGADYSSVVKTTIMLADLKDFKKVNEIYAKYFPEPCPARSTYQVAALPLDAKIEIECIAQLP from the exons ATGGCGTGGAGTGCTCTAAAACCTTTTCATATACCGGTGATGAAGGTGGGCGGGCTTGGCAACCGGACTCCGTTAGCTATCGGTGGCTTCGGGTGCGCTTCAGTCGTTGGCACCAGCCTATTTCGCTCCTCCAGTTCTTTCAACCGATCCTTTGCTCCTGCATTCGCTTCATTAAGCACTGCCACTTCTT CTATAAAGGAGTGTGTTAAGACAGAGAAGGCTCCAGCAGCATTAGGACCATATTCTCAAGCAATTAAAGTCAACAACCTTGTGTTTGTCTCTGGTGTTCTAGGTCTTATTCCAGAG ACTGGGAAATTCGTCTCTGATAACGTTGAGGATCAGACAGAACAG ATACTTAAAAATATGGGTGAAATACTGAAAGCTAGTGGTGCTGACTACTCATCTGTCGTCAAAACTACAATTAT GTTGGCTGACTTGAAAGATTTCAAAAAAGTTAAcgaaatttatgcaaaat ACTTCCCTGAACCATGTCCTGCACGCTCCACATATCAAGTGGCAGCATTGCCTTTGGATGCTAAGATTGAAATTGAATGCATTGCTCAGCTGCCATGA